The following is a genomic window from Butyricimonas faecihominis.
GAGGTTTCCTCCGGGAATACAAGGAGAATGGTAGTATCGTCAGTCAACGAGTAGGAGTATATCCTAGAATGATTCATTTTACCGAATACGACAAATAAATAATTTCCCGCCCATGAAATACACGCTGTTTCTCCTGTTACTAACACTTATATCCCTGTTCGCCCAGGGCCAACACCGTGATAGTATTGCCATGTATGGCACAATTGACACCGTACTCGTACAGGAGAAACAGCTTGATAAGGCAAAAGACGCTAATGCCGGAACACGAGTCAGCACGATTGACATCGAAATATTAAATTCCAACCGGACAAAATCCCTAGCTGAATTACTTTCCGAAAACTCGGTCGTGTACATCAAAAGCTTGGGTCAAGGCGCCTTGGCAACCTCTTCTTTTCGAGGGACCAGTTCTACTCACACTCGTGTCAACTGGAATGGTCTCAACATCAATCCTCCCATGGCAGGTTCCTTCAACTTCTCACAAATTCCAGTCTTCTTCACCGACAACGTGGAATTACAATATGGTGCTGGAAACGTGAAAAACGGAACCGGATCTATCGGGGGAAGCATCAATCTATCCAACGCCCCCATCTGGGACGATCAGATACACACCCGTGCATTTGTAGAAGGCGGTTCATACTCCACTTACACGGGAGCAGCATCCGTGCGTGTCGGCAATTCCCGCCACTCATTCCACACGCGAGCTTATTACCAACAATCAGACAACAATTACACCTACACGAACAAAGTACTCATGAAGGATCCCTTCCGGGAAAAACGAAAAGAGGCACAATACAAACAAGCCGGATTTATGCAAGAGGCTTACTTCAAAACTTCCGCCAACACGATGCTTTCTGCCAACGTGTGGTTACAATACGGTGACCGTAGGTTACCCCAACCCATCATGGTAAGCGTCACACAACATGAAAAACAGGAAGATTTTGACTTGAGAAGTTACATTGGATTCGATTACCTTTGGGGTAAACACAAGCTATTCCTGAAAGGCGCTTATTTCCTCAGTACCCTACAATATGATAAATGGAGTGACGGAACATACAAATATGCCGAAGAAGCCTTTAATCGCTCTGTCACCTACCACGTGGGTGCAGACTATCACTACAATCTCTCCCGATTTGTGAACCTCAACACGACCCTCAACTATACCCGAGATCAGATTAAAGCCGCTAATTTTTCCTCTGACAACATCGCCCGAAACGTCATTTCATGGCAAGCAAACTTCCGTTGGTCCGCAACCCCTTGGCTGTTGGTCAATGGTCAATTCATGGGAGAGTGGAACGACGGGGAATTCGCCCCGACCTATTCCATCGGGCTCTTTGCTCATTTACATGAAAACGTGTTAACCTTAAAAGGTAATGTGGCATACAATTATCGTTTCCCCTCAATGAACGACCTATACTGGCAGCCCGGAGGAAACTCGAACCTAACCCCGGAGAAAGGTTTCTCCTATGACCTGACACTGGGATATACACCCCGGTTAGGAGACCCCTTCACCCTAAACCTTGACGCTGCCCTATATTTGATGGACATTGACGGCTGGATCATGTGGTTACCCACAAAAGACTGGTTCTGGGAACCTCGTAACGTACAAAATGTGCGTAGTTATGGAGCAGAATTATCCGCCAAGGCAATTTTCCGGACAAATCATTTTCATGCTCGCCTGAACATCAACTATAACTACTCCCCTTCTGTCAACCGAGAACGCAATTTCGATGAAGACGATACCTACAAAAAGCAACTCCCTTACATCCCCAAGCACAAAGCAAATGCTCTTTTAAACATCGAATACAAGAATTGCTTTCTCAACTATCAAACGAACTATACAGGTATTCGTTACACGATGGCAGACGAATCCTATAAAACGAATGCCTACACGATACACAATATTACCATAGGTTACAAACTCTCTTTACACAAAATAAAAATCACGCCTCAAATTCGGATAGAAAATCTATTTGATGCCTACTACGAGTCCACGCAATATTATCCTATGCCATTGCGTAATTGTTTGGCATCCGTCATGTTCGAATTTTAAACAAGCATCTATTCACATCTTCATTTCAACTCCTGTAAAGGCCTTGTCGTAAACACAATGTGAGCAGGAATATCTCCCGTTTGCACATCCCATTTCTTCTTTCCGTCGGACCCGAAACAATACAACCTCCCCGGAGTAACATAATCTCCGGCATCGCCCACGAAGATCTCGCCCGTTTCTGGATTTACCGCCAAAGCGTAAGGAGTCACGATAGACTTCTCGGTTCCGTCCTTGATAAAATTCCGAGAAACAATACGTTTCGCCTTCGTGTCATAAATCGTGTAATTGACCGTCCACTTACTCGTAATCTTACTATATTCTGTACTGTAAGAATAGAGCGAATCGCCGCACAAATAAAGTTCGCTCGCCGGGAAATTCAAAGCTCCTTCCACGAGATCATTCTTCGCGTTTATCACGTAAGTATTCGAATGTACGTTATAATAATCCCCGCGGGAAGTCACGTAAATCAGTCCATTTTGGTCAACACGCATACGATGTAGATTAATCGCCACCGTGATTTTCTTCGTCTCCTTAAACGTTTCCAAGTCAATCACGGACACCGTATTATCGTAATTCGGCACACGGTATCCCCCGGAGTTTGCAACATACAACTTATTCCCGACAATCACCATCTCTTCCGGTTGGTACCCCACGGTACAACTCCCCACGACTTTCAGCGTGGCCGTGTCAATCTTCACCACCTCACCCAAACGGGCATTCGGATCTATCTGTACCGGTCCGGCATACGAACTGACATAAGCGAATCCCTCATGAAAAACAATATAACGACAATTCGTTACCGTGATCTTCGTAATTTCCTTCGCCGTGTTCACATCCATCACCTCGATCAAGTGAGAACAATTAATCACCGCATACAATTTATTCCCGTAAATCTGAATATCATTCCCCACGTCTCCCAGCTCCTTTACCACGCCCGGATTCCGCTCCGCGAATATATTCTTATGATACCCTCCGGAAGCATAATTGAAATAATCCAACGTGGCCTTATTACTTCCCATATTCCCCTCGTTCAACAGGAAAAAACCTTTTACAGGCCCCGGCACCGAATCGCTCGGGGTAACCTTCGTTATCACGGACGGAATAATTTCATCATCATCATTCCGACAAGAAAAAAACAATAACATTCCCAACGCGAGGAACATTAACATACCCAATTTCATTCGATTTTCACAATACATCATTCGATCTTTATCTAAATTTCTATGTTGATAATAAACTTCACGTTCGTCCCCGGCATCGGGTAACACTGCACCACCTCGTACTGTTGGTTAAAAATATTATTCGCCTCCGCCGTCAGTCTAATTGCAGTCTTTCGCCACGAGAAATTCTTCGATAACGAGAAATCACTCGTGTACCACTCTTTAGCCCTGTTCTCCGGGATATTCGCGCTCGCCTCGTAACGCTTCCCCGTGTATATAAAACTATAATTCAAAAACCAGCTCTTGTACGTCCCGTTCAAAATCAGCGAACCACTATGCCAAGGGATATAAGGAATCTGATCTCCATAATACGTACTCTCTTTCTTTGTAAAATCCTGGGCCTTCTGGTATGTGTAATTCACCCGGGCATCCAACAACCAATGTTGACAGAACCTCCAATTACTCTGCAAGGCTACATCAATACCTCGAATTTCCACCTCTCCCAAATTCACCATCGTCCAGCGAAACTGGTTGGAAGTCGGCATGGCAATAATCTTATCGGACACCTCGTTATAGTAGGCGTCCACCTGTACGTCCAGCCCCTGCAACACCCCTTTGTCAAAGTTGCGATTATAAGTCACTCCCACGTTATACTGGTTCGTGTACTCTGGTTCCAGATTTATATTCCCGATAAAAGTATAATACAAATCATTCAACGTCGGCATTCGGAACACACGCTTATAAAAAGCCCTCACGTTAAAATCCGCCACACGGAACGGCTGCCACGCCATCACGACCGTGGGAGTATATTCCTGCATATCATCGGCTGCCCCATTCGCCACCTTCGTCCGCTCATGCACGAAAGTCCCCAACACGCTTGCCTGAAATTTAAAACGATCAAAATGCAAGGCCGTTGCCACGGCCCCTAATGTCGTGTAACGGGTCGGATAGACAAAATCCACCAAATCCGCATTCAGCTTGTTCCACTGAAAATCCACGGACACATCCACGTTCCAAAAAGGCAAAATGGCAAACATATTGGCTGACGAAACATAAATTTCGTGTTGCCGGAAATGATTATTCACGTACATCGTACTCACGTCCAACCGGGGATCGGAAAGATAATGCAGAAAATCATAGGCATACTTCGCGTTCATCTGTAAACTATAACCACTAAAATGCCTCAAAAAAGAACCTTGAAGGAAAAAATTAGAATCCCATTGACGATCCTGATGCTTGAACTTTCCCGGCTCTTCCCGTACCGATGCTCCGGGATAACCTCTTTCGGAATCATAAAAATACGCCTTGGCCTTCCACTCCCCGTCATTCATCCGGCCAAACACACCGTACTCTGCCCGCAAGGCACGAACATCCCCGTTCTTACGCACCTCGGTTGTATCGTAACCGTTCTTTTTCCGGTAACTGAACTTGTATTTTCCTGTCGTGTACATATACTCCGAACTAAAAGCCCCGCTCACGTGTTCCCCCAACCGATGTTCAAACAACACCGATGGATTCGCCACCCCGAAAGATCCCGTTTTAAAAGTAACCTTCGCGTTATATTTCTTCCCGTCTGTAAACCTCGGTGTACGGCTTGTCATGTAAATAGACCCGGCCGAGCCAAAATCTTTGGCAGACTGGAATATGGCACTCCGCTGCCCGTTATACAAAGAGATCGCCTCCATGTTATCCAGTGAAAAACGTCCCAGATCCACGGTCCCGTTCTGCGCATTTCCCAACTCGATACCATCATAAAACACCCCCACGTGTTGGGTCCCCATCGCCCGGATATTCACGGTCTTCAAGCCCCCGATTCCCCCGTAATCCTTGATCTGCACCCCCGAAAAATAACGCAAAGCATCCGCGACGGAATGCACCGTCAACCTTTGTAACACCGGGCCTTCCATCGTTTGAACCGGAATCACCTCCTTCTGAACCCGCTTGGCGGAAACAACAACCTCATCAATATTGTACACCTTTGTCGTGTCCACTTTTTGTGCCCACGAACCATTCCCAAACAAGGAACACCATAAAATTACACCAAAAACGATTAATTTCATTTACTCTGCCATTACAACGATAACAAATCCGATCATTCCATTTCCGGCAATCGCTTTCATTTGCAATCACCTTGGACCCAATCATTAATTCAAGAAAGATTTATTTTTCTTGCACCTCGCAAACTCTAGTCCCAGAGAGTTACGAACTCATGATCTTGGCAGGTCTTCTGACTTGCTCCGTCCTTGAACGCCCTTCCCATTTCGTGTCGAAACAGTGGATGTGAGTCTTGTTCACGGACTTTGGCGGAGCTTACAGCAGCGGGTCTGTTCAGGATTCGCACCTGATTCCCTTTTCATCACACGCCCGAAACGAGGTGTGACACCAAAATCGTTACGAAAATATATAAAAAAACAAATACTATTTGGATTTTAGAACGAAAAATTCAATTATTCACAACATTTCTTGCTTACAAACAAAAAGGAATTTCTATCCTCCCCCTATCGATTAAAATTCGAGGGGAAGCGCTCGATACCTATTATCATGAGCACTTCCCCTCGGGCATTAGTTTAACAACCAGCTTACGGTTTCACCAATTTTCCAGCCTTTGCCTCCTCGAAAGTCGGGTTGTAAGCATTCCCTCCAACGAGCCATGACATTTCATCGTCAAGAGACCCGATTGCCTTTTCCAAACCTTTGAAAGAAACAAGTCCTCCTTGTTTGTGTATATCAATAACATCAACACGTTCCAAAGCAGAAAAACAATCCAAATCCGTTATCGTCGTATTATATTGGGTCTCGTCATTCGCCCTCGAAGTCATGACAAGTTTCCCGACACGTTTCAACACGGGAGTATAAATTTCCTCCAGCATCGTGGGGTACATCCCGTTCACGAAAGAAGTTGTGATCTCCATACTTCCGGTCACCTCCTCTAAGGCAGGGAAACGCAAGGCTTCAGCCGCACCCACATAAGTCATACTACCCACCTTCTTGAGTTTAGGATATTCCGTGGGCTGCACCCTCATCCGTGCCCCCTGACCTTCAGTCAATTTCATAGCATTATCAACAACTTCAAGATCAGGAAGACGAATGACTCCCTTATTCTCACTATACCCTTGAGTAATATTTAAAGTCCCAAGTTCCTTCACTCCGGAGAAATTATATTCTACACGATCAGTCTTCGAAACCGGGACATCATTAATATTCAAGCTCCCAATCCAGTCAAAACCAACAAAATTCATCCCGGGAACTTTATTCAAAGTAAAAGCTCCTTCAAAAGAACCCTTCCCTTTCAACGTAATCACATGACTGGCCGAAATCGTAACCGTGGCCGTAGTCAACCCCGTAAGATCAAGCTCTTGTAAAGCATCAAGTCCGCTGAAAGAACAAGTAGTAAGAGAACCTGTCTGAAGTTGAGCCAACAAAGTAAAGCTTTCCAACTTTTTCATTCCTGATAAAGAAAGTTGCTTGCCCACGGAACGTAAGGCCGTCAACCCGTTGATAGCCGAAATCTCATTCAAGTTACTCAAGAACATGTTCCCCCCGATCGTCTCTAAACGGCTGAACCCGGTAAAAGATACCGCTACCTGCATATCGGATAGTGTGAAATTTCCTCCAACCGAAGTCAAATTAGAAAAGCCATCAATCGCGGTGATACCAGACATCGAAGAAAACGTGAAATCACCTCCCACTTCTTTCAACGCTTGTAAAGATTTCATATCAGTAAAAACACCACTCTTCAATTCATACTTACCGACCACGGAAGTCAAAGCAGAAAGATCAAGAGAAGCTAACTTGTAACAAACTTCAATATTCAATCCCCCCTTCCCCAAAGTAGCAAGATTATGCAGGTCAATTACTTCGAGATCTTCAATATAATACACCCGAAAACCTCCCGCAGAACGAAGATTCGGCAGGTTAAATTCCTTTACCCGATGGGTCCATTGCAACGTGATCTGATCACTGACCGAGGTCAATTGACTAAAATCAAACTCCTCAACCACCTCCATCGTCTCAAGATAAAGCACCCCAACCGATTGCAATACCGGGAATGCAATTTTCCTCGTATTATAAATACGTGTAAGATCAAGCCTGTTCCCAACAACCGCCAAAGAGGGGAATACAATTTCCTCTGGAGCAACAATATTGGAACTTGACTGCCTTCCCATGATATAGAAATTAGCTCCTACCGTCTTCAACGCCGAAAAGTCCAATTCCCCAAGCTTCCAAGTCTGGACATTAAAATTGCCACTCACGCTCTCAAGAGCAGGTAAATTAAGATTATAAAGCGTATCGGCAGAAATCGTAAAATCCCCACCAACAGCCTGCAAATTAGGCAAATTCACTTCTCGTACGAAACGTATTCCCCACGGCCCATTCTCATATGGCCGCGGAGTCATAACGAACCCTCCTGCCCGTTGCAGATTCTGCAATCCATCAAGAGAAGTTCCCCGGTAAGTAGGATTAATCGTCACCACGCCCGTAACTTCCTTCAAAGCCGAGAGAGCAGCAATGGAAGTAAGCGAATCCTCCTTCACGCTTCCCGCCAGCTTACCAATAACAAGATTCCCCTCTATTTTACCAATACCACGAGCCGCGAAAGCCTCAACCTCCTCAGGGGTTGTCAAACGGACATCTCCCTCACTAGCTAAAACCGTTCTGGTAACCATATACTTGTAAACCCGCTGATTATTGTTATAGGAAGTAACCGTAAAATTAAACGCCTCTCCCCAATTTTCCACTTCAGCCGGATCAGGTGAAACGCTGGCATTCTCACTACAAACGATCTCCACTTTTGCCCCCTCAAGAGACACATTTTCGGGAACAAGAAGCAACAACGTATCTCCGGAAACAAGTCCGGTATAAGTATTACCATCTTGAAGAAGACGGAATGAAGTAATAAAATTTTCGTCTCCGGAAAAAATACTGTCATCATCCTCGCAAGAGACAAGTAAAGCCATAAAGCTTACAACGAGTATATATAAAAATCTATTCATTTTCATCATTCTTATTCTTGAATATTTGGTTTCGTCCATTGTCCTTCCTCCACCAACTGTTTATAAGTAGGATTATAAAGATTATCCTCAACCTGCCATTTATCCTCCGGACAAGTCAGCACGGCAGCCTTAATCGCGGCAAAAGAAGCAAGTTTATCATGTTTTCGGATACGTAGCCCCCCAATTTTCTCCAACGAAGAAAGGAAATCCAAATTCTCCCATTTCGTATTCTTGTAATTAACATCATCGTTATCACTCGAAACATTCGGTCCTAGTGGACGCAAATCAAGCGTGCCACCAACCTGTTTAAGAGACGGGTAGAGAATTTCCAGAGGACCGCGATCCCCGTAATACGAGTATCCCGTCTGGATAATCATATTCCCACCCACGGTTGCCAACAAGGGGAAAGTCTCTTCATCATAAAGATCAATACTCATGGTTGCATCCCCTCCAATAGTTGTCAACTTGGGAAAATGCTCTTTCACGCTCGAAGAATAT
Proteins encoded in this region:
- a CDS encoding TonB-dependent receptor plug domain-containing protein yields the protein MKYTLFLLLLTLISLFAQGQHRDSIAMYGTIDTVLVQEKQLDKAKDANAGTRVSTIDIEILNSNRTKSLAELLSENSVVYIKSLGQGALATSSFRGTSSTHTRVNWNGLNINPPMAGSFNFSQIPVFFTDNVELQYGAGNVKNGTGSIGGSINLSNAPIWDDQIHTRAFVEGGSYSTYTGAASVRVGNSRHSFHTRAYYQQSDNNYTYTNKVLMKDPFREKRKEAQYKQAGFMQEAYFKTSANTMLSANVWLQYGDRRLPQPIMVSVTQHEKQEDFDLRSYIGFDYLWGKHKLFLKGAYFLSTLQYDKWSDGTYKYAEEAFNRSVTYHVGADYHYNLSRFVNLNTTLNYTRDQIKAANFSSDNIARNVISWQANFRWSATPWLLVNGQFMGEWNDGEFAPTYSIGLFAHLHENVLTLKGNVAYNYRFPSMNDLYWQPGGNSNLTPEKGFSYDLTLGYTPRLGDPFTLNLDAALYLMDIDGWIMWLPTKDWFWEPRNVQNVRSYGAELSAKAIFRTNHFHARLNINYNYSPSVNRERNFDEDDTYKKQLPYIPKHKANALLNIEYKNCFLNYQTNYTGIRYTMADESYKTNAYTIHNITIGYKLSLHKIKITPQIRIENLFDAYYESTQYYPMPLRNCLASVMFEF
- a CDS encoding YncE family protein, whose protein sequence is MKLGMLMFLALGMLLFFSCRNDDDEIIPSVITKVTPSDSVPGPVKGFFLLNEGNMGSNKATLDYFNYASGGYHKNIFAERNPGVVKELGDVGNDIQIYGNKLYAVINCSHLIEVMDVNTAKEITKITVTNCRYIVFHEGFAYVSSYAGPVQIDPNARLGEVVKIDTATLKVVGSCTVGYQPEEMVIVGNKLYVANSGGYRVPNYDNTVSVIDLETFKETKKITVAINLHRMRVDQNGLIYVTSRGDYYNVHSNTYVINAKNDLVEGALNFPASELYLCGDSLYSYSTEYSKITSKWTVNYTIYDTKAKRIVSRNFIKDGTEKSIVTPYALAVNPETGEIFVGDAGDYVTPGRLYCFGSDGKKKWDVQTGDIPAHIVFTTRPLQELK
- a CDS encoding TonB-dependent receptor; amino-acid sequence: MKLIVFGVILWCSLFGNGSWAQKVDTTKVYNIDEVVVSAKRVQKEVIPVQTMEGPVLQRLTVHSVADALRYFSGVQIKDYGGIGGLKTVNIRAMGTQHVGVFYDGIELGNAQNGTVDLGRFSLDNMEAISLYNGQRSAIFQSAKDFGSAGSIYMTSRTPRFTDGKKYNAKVTFKTGSFGVANPSVLFEHRLGEHVSGAFSSEYMYTTGKYKFSYRKKNGYDTTEVRKNGDVRALRAEYGVFGRMNDGEWKAKAYFYDSERGYPGASVREEPGKFKHQDRQWDSNFFLQGSFLRHFSGYSLQMNAKYAYDFLHYLSDPRLDVSTMYVNNHFRQHEIYVSSANMFAILPFWNVDVSVDFQWNKLNADLVDFVYPTRYTTLGAVATALHFDRFKFQASVLGTFVHERTKVANGAADDMQEYTPTVVMAWQPFRVADFNVRAFYKRVFRMPTLNDLYYTFIGNINLEPEYTNQYNVGVTYNRNFDKGVLQGLDVQVDAYYNEVSDKIIAMPTSNQFRWTMVNLGEVEIRGIDVALQSNWRFCQHWLLDARVNYTYQKAQDFTKKESTYYGDQIPYIPWHSGSLILNGTYKSWFLNYSFIYTGKRYEASANIPENRAKEWYTSDFSLSKNFSWRKTAIRLTAEANNIFNQQYEVVQCYPMPGTNVKFIINIEI